AGCCGTTGCGCAGATAGTCGACGAAAACGCGTTCGCCGCGTTCCTTCTTGCGCTGCTCGACGGTCAGTCTCGCGGGCTGCCGCGCGACCAGCAGCCGGGCTACGGCGAAGGCCAGTTCGTGCGACTCGTCGAACGAGAGCTCGCCACGTATCGGGGTGACCACGTGAAACCCGCGGGATCCGGTGGTCATCGGGAAGGGAACGAGGCCGAGTTCCTCCAGAGCCTCGCCGACCAGGTGAGCAGCCGTGCGCAGCGACTCGGGCTCGTCGACCGACGGATCGAGATCGAACACCAGCCGGTCCGGCACCGCCGGATGCTCCTGGGTGGACAACCACGGATGAGGGGTCAGGCAGGCCTGCCCGGCGAGGTAGAGCAGTGTCGGAGCGTCACCACAGACCACGAGCTCGTTGTGCCCACCGCTCTTCTTGGTCACCCGGACGCGGCGGATCCACTCGGGGAAGAAGTCCGGCACGTTGTGCTGCACGATACGTTCACCGTCGATGCCGTCCGGAAACCGCTCCATGACCATCGGACGGCCACGCAGGTGGGGCAGCATCGTCGGAGCCACCTCGCGGTAGTAGGAGACGATCCGCTGCTTGGTGATCCCGTCGATGGGAAAGAGCACCTTCCCGGGACGGGAAACGTTGACAGACCTACCGTCAACGTCGAACGAGACGTTCAAGTATCCGCTCCGGACTGCTGGGCAACGGCTTACTGGAGCTTTCCGGTCGTGCTGTACGGGGGAGGCGCCGCCGAGCGGTGTCCTCCCCGGACTCCCCTTGAGGATGCGACTGTGAGGCGAAACACGCCACCGGAGTCACACGTGCTTGACCCGCGACACGCCGCACCGAACAGCCGCGGAGTCACCCGGTGGCCGGTGGGTACGATTCGGTCGGTGACCATGAATATGCGAACATTCGAAGTATCACGCGAATGGACGTTGCGTTACCGCGGCCCCACTCGGTAGGCGCGAACGCCAACGCGGGACAGTCCAGCCGGGTGTGCGTACCGTTGTCGGCATTACCGTCACGTACCTCCGGTGGGAAGTGACAACTGGTTCGTGGGCCGAGCCACAACCGCAGAGGCTCCGGTTGGACGACACGTGACCTTTCGGTTACCGGCTACGACGCCGACGAGGGAAGGACCGAGGTGGATACCGAGACCGCGCAGACCGACGACCTTCGGCTCGTTGCGCTGCAAAGCGCCGTGAACTGCACCGACATGTTCGTCCGTTTCACCCTGAGCGAGTGGTCGCTGCGCCCGATGACCGACGAGGCGACAGCGGCGGCCACCCGGCTCGTCTCCGCCGTCGTCGAGCACTCGGATTCGCAGTCACCGGGGTTCGTCTCGGTCCGGCTGCGGATTCACGGCAACAATCTGGTGATCGAGGTCGAGGACGACCAGAGTGTGCTTCCCCCCGCTGTCTCGTCGAACCTCGCGGGGGTGCACACCGGTGTGGTCTCGCCCGAGGGACGTGGCCGCATCGTCTGGTGCGAGCTGGAGCTGCCGCAGGGGATGCGTGCTTCCGACGTTCCGCTTCCTCGCCGGGAGCCGAAGCGTTCCAACGCCTCCGAG
This portion of the Actinopolyspora lacussalsi genome encodes:
- a CDS encoding bifunctional non-homologous end joining protein LigD (product_source=KO:K01971; cog=COG3285; ko=KO:K01971; tigrfam=TIGR02776), producing the protein MNVSFDVDGRSVNVSRPGKVLFPIDGITKQRIVSYYREVAPTMLPHLRGRPMVMERFPDGIDGERIVQHNVPDFFPEWIRRVRVTKKSGGHNELVVCGDAPTLLYLAGQACLTPHPWLSTQEHPAVPDRLVFDLDPSVDEPESLRTAAHLVGEALEELGLVPFPMTTGSRGFHVVTPIRGELSFDESHELAFAVARLLVARQPARLTVEQRKKERGERVFVDYLRNGYAQTAVAPYAVRARTGAPVAAPLWWSELDSVGPAAFTIHDMPARLRAYGDPWDEFADYARSATHARSLLSRMR
- a CDS encoding hypothetical protein (product_source=Hypo-rule applied; superfamily=55874), yielding MDTETAQTDDLRLVALQSAVNCTDMFVRFTLSEWSLRPMTDEATAAATRLVSAVVEHSDSQSPGFVSVRLRIHGNNLVIEVEDDQSVLPPAVSSNLAGVHTGVVSPEGRGRIVWCELELPQGMRASDVPLPRREPKRSNASEQSEDLPDDVDPQVMERLLSGLSKREPDSDSQ